GCCGATTCCGATTGTGCCGGCACTGCGCGGCAAGACAATTGTCAACCTTTTCTTTGAGCCCTCAACCCGGACGGTAACCTCGTTTACTCTGGCTGCCACCCGGCTTTCGGCACAGTGCCTCAACTTCTCGGTTGCCGCCTCTTCGGCGAAAAAGGGTGAAAGCCTGCTGGACACGGTGGAGAACATTGAGGCGATGCGGGTGGACGGAGTGGTGGTCCGGCATCAGGCTGCCGGTGTGCCCCATTTTCTGGCGCAGCGGGTGAACTGTTTTGTGGTCAATGCCGGTGACGGCTGTCATGAGCATCCGACCCAGGCGCTGCTTGATGCCTATACGCTGCTGGAGCGGTTCGGTTCCCTCGAAGGAAAGAAGGTGCTCATCGTCGGCGACATTGCCCATTCCCGTGTTGCCCGCTCCAATATCATCTGTCTCAACCGGCTGAGGGCAAAGGTGGCGGTGTGCGGTCCGCCGACTCTGATCCCGACCGATATTGCGGAAATGGGGTGTGAGGTGTTTTTCCGGCTGGACCGGATTCTCTATGAGGTGGATGTGGTCCATATGCTCCGGCTGCAGGTGGAGCGGATGAGCGCCAATTTCATCCCCAGCCTGCGTGAGTACCGGCAGTTTTACGGTCTGACCCGGGAGCGGCTGATGAAACTCAGTCCGGAGACGGTGATCATCCATCCCGGTCCGGTGAACTGGGGGGTGGAGATGGACTATGATGTCCGGGAGCTGCCCCAGACCCTGATTCTGAATCAGGTCAAGAACGGGGTGGCGGTGCGGATGGCGGTGCTTTATCTTCTGGCAGCGAGCCGGGGTCTGCTGAACGGTGAGGGTAATGAATAAAATTCTCTTTGCCGGCGGGAGTATCATTGATCCCCAGTCGGGCAAAATCCGCCGGGCGGATGTGCTGGTGGAAAACGGAGCCATCCGGGAGGTCGGGACAAAGGTCCGCGGTGACGGCGCACGGGTGATCGACTGCAGAAACCGTTATCTCGCGCCCGGGTTCATTGACCTCCACTGCCATCTCCGGGAGCCGGGCGAGGAGATTAAGGAGACGATCGCCTCGGGCTGCTGGTCGGCATTTGCCTCCGGGTTCACCCAGATCTGTCCCATGCCCAATACCACGCCGGCGATTGACTCCGAGGCGCTGGTCCGGTTTGAACAGGAGGCGGCTACAGCGGCAAAGGCGGCGCGGATCATTCCGGTTGGCGCCATGACCAAGAACCGTCAGGGCCGGGAACTGGCAGAGCTCGGCTCAATGGCTCAGGCCGGGGCACGGGCGGTTTCGGATGATGGCAGCTGGGTCAGCGATGCCGGGCTGATGCGCCGGGTCATGGAGTATGCGACCAGCTTCAATCTCCTGGTCATGAGCCACTGCGAGGTGCCGGAGCTGACAGCCGGACCGGCAGATGAGGGCGGTGTGGCAACCCGGCTCGGATTAAGAGGTGCGCCCGGACAGGCGGAGGCGATTGCGGCGATGCGGGACATCATGCT
The sequence above is a segment of the candidate division WOR-3 bacterium genome. Coding sequences within it:
- a CDS encoding dihydroorotase, producing MNKILFAGGSIIDPQSGKIRRADVLVENGAIREVGTKVRGDGARVIDCRNRYLAPGFIDLHCHLREPGEEIKETIASGCWSAFASGFTQICPMPNTTPAIDSEALVRFEQEAATAAKAARIIPVGAMTKNRQGRELAELGSMAQAGARAVSDDGSWVSDAGLMRRVMEYATSFNLLVMSHCEVPELTAGPADEGGVATRLGLRGAPGQAEAIAAMRDIMLAELTGARLHICHVSSRQTVEVLRWGKARGVAITAETCPHYFTLTSEALEGYDPNLRVNPPLRSEADRKAIVKGLRDGTIDCIATDHAPHSAEEKEREFESAAPGIIGFETAFSLAYETLVLKRVLTLPELIARLTVVPATILGIEPPVIKPGVEANLVVIDTELKWELTRARIYSRSYNTPFLGRMMRGRVVATLLGANSYFDPEFLKV
- a CDS encoding aspartate carbamoyltransferase catalytic subunit, with amino-acid sequence MKAQRVKANPATGGLKHLLGIAELDREEILTILEQAKKFREVLDRPIPIVPALRGKTIVNLFFEPSTRTVTSFTLAATRLSAQCLNFSVAASSAKKGESLLDTVENIEAMRVDGVVVRHQAAGVPHFLAQRVNCFVVNAGDGCHEHPTQALLDAYTLLERFGSLEGKKVLIVGDIAHSRVARSNIICLNRLRAKVAVCGPPTLIPTDIAEMGCEVFFRLDRILYEVDVVHMLRLQVERMSANFIPSLREYRQFYGLTRERLMKLSPETVIIHPGPVNWGVEMDYDVRELPQTLILNQVKNGVAVRMAVLYLLAASRGLLNGEGNE